A genomic window from Bradyrhizobium lupini includes:
- a CDS encoding response regulator transcription factor, translated as MNAPSTHLVIADDHPLFRDALRQAVTGVLSSARIDEAGSFEDLTKLLEQTSDVDLILLDLSMPGISGFSGLIYLRAQYPAIPVVIVSASDDSATIRRSLDFGASGFIPKRFGVDTLRDAILKVMEGDVWVPADTDLSAVADPDMTRLRDRLVTLTPQQVRVLMMLSEGLLNKQIAYELGVSEATIKAHVSAILQKLGVESRTQAVIAAAKIAGGQWKQGTPTG; from the coding sequence ATGAACGCTCCCTCGACCCATCTCGTCATTGCCGATGACCACCCATTGTTCCGCGACGCGTTGCGGCAGGCGGTGACGGGCGTCCTGAGCTCGGCCAGGATCGACGAGGCTGGATCGTTCGAGGATCTGACCAAGCTTTTGGAACAGACCTCCGACGTCGACCTGATCCTGCTCGATCTGTCGATGCCCGGAATCTCCGGCTTTTCCGGCCTGATCTATCTGCGCGCGCAATATCCGGCCATTCCGGTGGTGATCGTCTCCGCGTCCGACGACAGCGCCACCATCCGGCGCTCGCTCGACTTCGGCGCCTCCGGTTTCATCCCGAAGCGCTTCGGCGTCGACACCTTGCGCGACGCCATCCTCAAGGTAATGGAGGGCGACGTCTGGGTTCCCGCCGACACTGATCTGTCGGCAGTCGCCGACCCCGACATGACGCGCCTGCGCGACCGGCTGGTGACGCTGACGCCGCAGCAGGTCCGGGTTCTGATGATGCTGTCGGAGGGATTGCTCAACAAGCAGATCGCCTATGAGCTCGGCGTCTCCGAGGCCACCATCAAGGCGCATGTCTCGGCGATCCTGCAAAAGCTCGGCGTCGAAAGTCGAACCCAAGCCGTGATCGCCGCCGCGAAAATCGCCGGCGGCCAATGGAAGCAGGGTACCCCGACGGGGTGA
- a CDS encoding winged helix-turn-helix domain-containing protein — MTEPAGTATGTLSFGPFTVTPHERLVMRDGVALPLGAKAFDTLLALMSRPNQVVSKYDLMALVWPGMTVEDANLRFHVAALRKALGDGKDGARYITTLSGRGYCFVAPISQVNIPADRRTVARTELPPVKLPNRLQRMVGRDEAVAAVSDRLIRSRFVTIVGPGGVGKTAVAVAIAHDLLATFSDAAHFVDLAALSDPDLVIASILLMLGLPAQTDDPLPALLAHLRDKRTLLILDNCEHVIAAAAPLAAEIFHAAPNIYILATSREALRVEGEQVYRLAPLAVPPDHPGLTAAAAQTYPALQLFLERATAGGAQIALDDANAAIVAGICRKLDGMALAIELAAGRVEAYGLEQTAALLDERLNLLWQGQRTAPPRQKTLQATLAWSYGLLSDIERLVLRRLAVFAGHFTIDAALEIVPDERVDRSRLFDAIDGLVAKSMVAARPIGAMMRYRLLDTTRAYLLEIEPDDAALAARHATYYRQWLEQAGTTWATVPSADERAIHFSALHNVRAALDWCFGTDGDASIGIALAAAAAPIFLAMSLLVECRRWSERALLALDPSSRGGAEEMHIQAALGLTLMFTRGGSEAARAALSRSLAIAEARGDAPNQLQLLGRMHIFHERMGQFDAALGYAQQSLTVAGTLGDAASLALAHSLLGVSLHLAGEHRDALTMLETAWHGPGTEWISTVYGFDHRNRAGISLAREFWLQGRPADAMQLARQTVVEAAQMDHPITLCIALIWAVSIDLWSGDLDAAEENIDRFIAHAESRSMGPYLAVGRGVKGELAIRRGNAAEGVETIGTCLRELHDAGYELLTTTFNIALVQGLMTLGQIERSARLLDDAIRLVEQSGDHLYMPELLRMKGRVLLARAQPEADQAEAHFVQSLALSRRKGAKAWELRAAIDLAGLLAERGRREEAKRWLQLAYEGFAQGSETADIKAAEKLLQTL; from the coding sequence ATGACCGAGCCGGCCGGCACCGCAACGGGAACCCTCTCGTTTGGGCCATTCACTGTGACGCCGCATGAAAGACTCGTCATGCGCGACGGCGTCGCGCTGCCGCTCGGTGCAAAGGCCTTCGACACGCTGCTCGCACTGATGTCGCGGCCGAACCAGGTCGTCAGCAAGTATGATCTGATGGCGCTGGTGTGGCCCGGCATGACGGTCGAGGACGCCAATCTGCGCTTTCACGTCGCGGCGCTTCGCAAGGCCCTTGGCGACGGCAAGGACGGTGCCCGCTACATCACCACGCTCTCCGGCCGCGGCTATTGCTTCGTGGCGCCGATCTCGCAGGTAAATATCCCGGCAGATCGGCGCACCGTAGCGCGAACGGAATTGCCGCCCGTCAAACTGCCGAACCGGCTGCAACGGATGGTCGGGCGCGACGAAGCGGTCGCCGCCGTCTCCGACAGGCTCATCCGTTCGCGCTTCGTCACGATCGTCGGCCCGGGCGGTGTCGGCAAGACCGCCGTTGCCGTTGCCATCGCTCACGATCTGCTCGCGACATTCTCCGACGCCGCACATTTCGTCGATCTTGCCGCGCTGAGCGATCCCGATCTCGTGATCGCCTCGATCCTGCTGATGCTGGGCTTGCCGGCGCAAACCGACGATCCCCTGCCTGCGCTGCTCGCGCATCTCCGGGACAAGCGGACGCTGCTGATCCTCGACAATTGCGAACACGTCATCGCAGCCGCGGCCCCGCTGGCCGCCGAGATCTTCCACGCCGCACCGAATATCTACATTCTGGCGACGAGCCGCGAAGCCCTGCGGGTCGAGGGCGAGCAGGTGTATCGGCTGGCGCCGCTTGCCGTTCCGCCCGACCATCCCGGTCTGACGGCGGCCGCGGCGCAGACTTATCCCGCACTTCAACTCTTCCTCGAACGTGCCACGGCCGGTGGCGCGCAGATCGCGCTCGACGATGCCAATGCAGCGATCGTCGCCGGGATCTGCCGCAAGCTGGACGGCATGGCGCTGGCAATCGAACTCGCCGCCGGCCGGGTCGAAGCCTACGGCCTGGAGCAGACCGCGGCACTGCTCGACGAGCGCCTCAATCTGCTCTGGCAGGGCCAGCGCACGGCGCCGCCGCGACAGAAGACGTTGCAGGCGACGCTGGCATGGAGCTACGGGCTCTTGTCCGATATCGAACGTCTCGTGCTGCGCAGGCTCGCGGTTTTCGCCGGTCACTTCACTATCGACGCCGCACTCGAGATCGTGCCGGACGAACGCGTCGACCGCTCCCGCCTGTTCGACGCCATCGACGGCCTGGTGGCCAAGTCGATGGTCGCGGCGCGGCCGATTGGCGCCATGATGCGTTACCGTCTGCTCGACACGACGCGCGCCTATCTGCTCGAGATCGAGCCTGATGACGCGGCGCTCGCCGCCCGCCACGCGACCTATTACCGGCAATGGCTGGAGCAGGCCGGCACGACATGGGCCACGGTGCCGAGCGCCGACGAGCGCGCGATCCACTTCTCCGCGCTTCACAACGTGCGCGCGGCGCTGGACTGGTGTTTTGGCACGGACGGCGATGCCAGCATCGGCATTGCACTGGCCGCAGCTGCAGCGCCAATCTTTCTCGCGATGTCGTTGCTGGTCGAGTGCCGGCGCTGGTCTGAACGGGCGCTGCTTGCGCTCGATCCTTCCTCGCGCGGCGGCGCCGAGGAAATGCACATCCAGGCCGCGCTCGGACTGACCTTGATGTTCACGCGCGGCGGCAGCGAAGCGGCGCGTGCCGCGTTGAGCCGAAGCCTTGCGATCGCCGAGGCGCGCGGCGACGCGCCGAACCAGCTCCAGCTGCTCGGGCGCATGCATATCTTCCACGAGCGGATGGGACAGTTCGACGCCGCGCTCGGCTATGCGCAGCAAAGCCTCACGGTCGCCGGGACACTCGGCGATGCCGCCTCCCTCGCCCTCGCCCATTCGCTCCTCGGTGTCTCCTTGCATCTTGCCGGCGAGCATCGCGACGCGTTGACGATGCTGGAGACCGCCTGGCATGGGCCGGGCACGGAATGGATCAGCACCGTCTATGGCTTCGATCACCGCAACCGGGCCGGCATCTCGCTCGCGCGCGAGTTTTGGTTGCAGGGCCGCCCCGCGGATGCGATGCAACTGGCCCGGCAGACGGTCGTCGAGGCCGCCCAGATGGACCATCCGATCACGCTCTGCATTGCGTTGATCTGGGCGGTCTCGATCGATCTCTGGAGCGGAGACCTCGATGCCGCGGAAGAGAACATCGACCGCTTCATCGCCCATGCCGAATCGCGCTCCATGGGGCCCTATCTTGCGGTCGGCCGCGGCGTCAAAGGCGAGCTGGCGATCCGGCGCGGCAATGCCGCCGAAGGCGTCGAGACGATCGGGACGTGTCTGCGTGAGCTCCACGATGCCGGTTACGAGTTGCTCACCACGACGTTCAACATCGCGCTTGTTCAGGGCTTGATGACGCTTGGGCAGATCGAGCGGAGCGCGCGCCTGCTCGACGACGCGATCCGCCTCGTCGAGCAAAGCGGCGATCATCTGTACATGCCCGAGCTGCTGCGCATGAAGGGCAGGGTTCTCTTGGCCAGAGCCCAGCCCGAGGCCGATCAAGCGGAAGCCCATTTCGTGCAATCACTGGCATTGAGTCGTCGCAAAGGTGCCAAGGCCTGGGAGCTGCGGGCCGCGATCGATCTCGCCGGTCTCCTTGCCGAACGGGGCCGGCGCGAGGAAGCGAAGCGGTGGCTTCAATTGGCGTATGAAGGCTTCGCCCAGGGCTCGGAAACAGCGGATATCAAGGCTGCCGAGAAGTTGTTGCAAACATTGTGA
- a CDS encoding AtpZ/AtpI family protein: MTQGTGHGENGDRDRSPEEAALSERLGNLDQRLSEFRGRHVKTEQPAGDGEDRAARASAMALGFRLSSELVAGVVVGAGIGWGFDRLLSTSPFGFIVFLLLGFVAGVVNVVRTAGAGQNRRGGS, encoded by the coding sequence ATGACACAGGGCACGGGACACGGCGAGAATGGAGATCGCGATAGATCGCCCGAGGAAGCTGCGCTTTCCGAACGGCTCGGAAATCTTGATCAGCGGTTGTCCGAATTTCGCGGCCGCCACGTCAAGACCGAGCAACCCGCAGGTGACGGTGAGGACAGAGCGGCCAGAGCCTCGGCGATGGCGCTTGGTTTTCGGTTATCCTCCGAGTTGGTCGCCGGGGTCGTTGTCGGAGCGGGGATTGGCTGGGGTTTCGACCGCTTGCTGTCGACGTCGCCTTTCGGATTCATCGTGTTCCTGCTGCTGGGCTTCGTCGCCGGCGTGGTGAATGTGGTGAGAACGGCAGGCGCGGGTCAAAACAGGCGCGGTGGTTCTTAG
- a CDS encoding F0F1 ATP synthase subunit C, with the protein MDPAAAKLIGAGIACIGMGGAGVGVGVIFGNYLAAAVRNPSAAQGQFGNLIFGFAVTEALGIFSLLIALLLLFVPL; encoded by the coding sequence ATGGATCCGGCAGCAGCAAAACTTATCGGCGCGGGCATCGCATGCATTGGCATGGGCGGCGCGGGCGTCGGCGTCGGCGTGATCTTCGGCAACTACCTCGCCGCGGCCGTTCGCAACCCCTCGGCCGCTCAGGGCCAGTTCGGCAATCTGATCTTCGGCTTCGCCGTGACCGAAGCGCTCGGCATTTTCTCGCTGCTGATCGCGCTGCTGCTGCTGTTCGTTCCGCTCTGA
- a CDS encoding F0F1 ATP synthase subunit B (Produces ATP from ADP in the presence of a proton gradient across the membrane. Subunit B is part of the membrane proton channel.) produces the protein MFFDPETWVAIAFVILMVVFGYLGVFKKAMTALDHRADRIKAELDDATRLKQEAAKVLADYKARTASAEREAADIIANAKSEAERIATEAKAKVEDFVARRTKTAEGKIALAEAQAVADVRAAAAEAAVQAASTILSKSVRGQVADDLLAKGITEVRQKLN, from the coding sequence ATGTTCTTCGATCCTGAAACCTGGGTCGCCATCGCCTTCGTGATCCTGATGGTCGTGTTCGGCTATCTCGGGGTCTTCAAGAAGGCCATGACTGCGCTCGACCATCGCGCCGATCGCATCAAGGCCGAGCTCGACGACGCGACGCGCCTCAAGCAGGAAGCCGCCAAGGTGCTCGCCGACTACAAGGCGCGCACCGCCTCGGCCGAACGCGAGGCCGCCGACATCATCGCCAACGCGAAGAGCGAAGCCGAGCGCATCGCAACCGAGGCCAAGGCCAAGGTGGAAGATTTCGTCGCTCGCCGCACCAAGACCGCGGAGGGCAAGATCGCGCTCGCCGAGGCTCAGGCGGTGGCCGATGTTCGCGCCGCAGCGGCCGAAGCCGCCGTCCAGGCCGCCTCCACGATCCTGTCGAAGTCGGTCAGGGGCCAGGTCGCCGACGATCTGCTCGCCAAGGGCATCACCGAAGTCAGGCAGAAGCTGAACTGA
- a CDS encoding GNAT family N-acetyltransferase translates to MALFRLPSSGPAALAPRGNGLLLRAPQMSDFLQWAHLRESSRDYLTPWEPIWPSDDLTRSGFRRRLRRYSEDIAADRSYPFLIFRELDGAMVGGITLANVRRGIVQAGTIGYWVGKPHAQRGYMTAALRVLLPTLFGELNLHRVEAACIPTNAPSIRVLEKCGFSREGLARRYLCINGVWQDHLLFGLLHEDFRG, encoded by the coding sequence ATGGCCCTCTTTCGCCTGCCATCCAGTGGACCCGCCGCTCTCGCGCCGCGCGGCAACGGCCTGTTGCTACGCGCGCCGCAGATGTCGGACTTCCTGCAATGGGCCCATCTGCGCGAGTCCAGCCGCGATTACCTGACCCCCTGGGAGCCGATCTGGCCGTCGGATGATCTCACCCGCTCCGGGTTCCGCCGTCGCCTGCGCCGCTATTCCGAGGACATCGCCGCGGACCGGTCCTATCCCTTTCTGATCTTCCGGGAGCTCGACGGCGCCATGGTCGGCGGCATCACGCTCGCCAATGTCCGCCGCGGCATCGTCCAGGCCGGCACCATCGGCTATTGGGTCGGCAAGCCCCACGCCCAGCGCGGCTACATGACGGCCGCGCTGCGGGTGCTGCTGCCGACGCTGTTCGGCGAGCTCAATCTGCACCGGGTCGAGGCCGCCTGCATCCCGACCAATGCGCCCTCGATCCGGGTGCTGGAGAAGTGCGGTTTCTCCCGCGAGGGACTGGCGCGCCGCTATCTCTGCATCAACGGGGTCTGGCAGGACCATTTGCTGTTCGGCCTGCTGCACGAGGATTTCCGCGGCTGA
- a CDS encoding secondary thiamine-phosphate synthase enzyme YjbQ — protein MTSAKSITRSAPSSVQATTIASSLLTVQTPGRGFTDLTAEAAKFVAEAGARDGALTLFVRHTSASLTIQENADPSVLVDLTTALSRLAPENAGWTHDAEGPDDMPAHVKTMLTQTSLHVPVLSGKLALGTWQAIYLIEHRARPHRREVVLQFLGSNQ, from the coding sequence ATGACATCAGCCAAATCCATCACGCGCTCGGCGCCATCGTCGGTGCAAGCCACCACCATCGCATCGTCGCTGCTGACCGTGCAGACGCCCGGCCGCGGCTTCACCGATCTCACCGCTGAAGCTGCGAAGTTCGTGGCGGAGGCAGGCGCGCGAGACGGCGCGTTGACGCTGTTCGTTCGTCACACCTCCGCATCGCTGACGATCCAGGAGAACGCCGACCCTTCCGTGCTCGTGGATCTCACCACGGCTCTGTCCCGGCTCGCGCCCGAGAACGCCGGCTGGACGCATGATGCCGAGGGACCGGACGACATGCCGGCGCACGTCAAGACAATGCTGACCCAGACTTCGCTTCATGTGCCGGTCCTGAGCGGCAAGCTCGCGCTTGGCACCTGGCAGGCGATCTATCTGATCGAGCATCGCGCCCGCCCGCACCGGCGCGAGGTGGTGCTGCAATTCCTCGGTAGCAATCAGTAG
- a CDS encoding F0F1 ATP synthase subunit A: protein MKIDPIHQFNIEPLFTLGHIGNHTIAFTNSSLYMLVAVAIISILMLASGTQLVPGRLQSVAEISYEFVASTIRSTAGAEGMKFFPLIFSLFMFICVSNLVGIIPYTFTISSHLIVTAALALLVFFTVLIYGIAKNGLKFFSIFVPHGVPGYILPLVMFIEILSFFLRPVSHSVRLFANMLAGHIALKVFAGFVAMLGFSLGALGWVGGVLPLALTVALYALEILVAFLQAYVFAILTCIYLNDAIHPGH, encoded by the coding sequence ATGAAAATCGATCCGATCCACCAGTTCAACATCGAGCCTCTCTTCACCCTGGGCCATATCGGCAACCACACGATCGCCTTCACCAACTCGTCGCTCTACATGCTGGTGGCGGTCGCGATCATCTCGATCCTGATGCTCGCCAGCGGCACGCAGCTGGTTCCCGGCCGGCTGCAGTCGGTCGCCGAGATCTCCTACGAGTTCGTCGCCTCCACCATCCGCTCGACCGCCGGCGCGGAAGGCATGAAGTTCTTCCCGCTGATCTTCTCGCTGTTCATGTTCATCTGCGTTTCGAACCTGGTCGGCATTATCCCCTACACCTTCACGATCTCGAGCCATCTGATCGTCACCGCGGCGCTCGCGCTGCTGGTCTTCTTCACGGTCCTGATCTACGGCATTGCCAAGAACGGCCTTAAATTCTTCTCGATCTTCGTGCCCCACGGGGTCCCCGGCTACATCCTGCCGCTGGTGATGTTCATCGAGATCCTGTCGTTCTTCCTGCGGCCGGTTTCCCACAGCGTCCGTCTGTTCGCCAACATGCTGGCCGGCCACATCGCGCTGAAGGTGTTCGCGGGCTTCGTCGCCATGCTCGGCTTCTCGCTCGGCGCCCTTGGCTGGGTCGGCGGCGTGCTGCCGCTGGCGCTCACGGTCGCGCTGTACGCTCTCGAGATTCTGGTCGCGTTCCTGCAAGCCTATGTGTTTGCGATCCTGACCTGCATCTACCTCAACGACGCCATTCATCCGGGACACTGA
- a CDS encoding MFS transporter, translating to MTKDERFVILASSLGTVFEWYDFYLYGSLAGIIGAQFFSAYPPATRDIFALLAFAAGFLVRPFGAIVFGRVGDIVGRKYTFLVTILIMGLSTFIVGLLPNAATIGIAAPIILIALRLAQGLALGGEYGGAATYVAEHAPNGKRGYYTSFIQTTATLGLFLSLLVILFTRSALGEPDFAAWGWRIPFLVSVLLLGVSVWIRLRLNESPIFQKMKDEGKSSKAPLTEAFGNWQNGKLVLLALFGGVMGQGVVWYTGQFYALFFLQSILKVDGYTANLLIAWSLLLGTGFFIVFGVLSDKIGRKPIILGGCLIAALTFFPIFKMITTNANPALEKAIESVKVDVVADPAGCGDLFNPVGTRVFTSPCDTARAYLSQSSVKYSTTPGAAGSGVKVMVNGKEVPYANAKDGNPAVLAAVQGAGYPKAGDAGIVKMAHPFDIFRPQVAAVVGLLFVLVLFVTMVYGPIAAMLVELFPTRIRYTSMSLPYHIGNGWFGGLLPATAFAIVASTGDIYAGLWYPVIFASITVVIGLFFLPETKDVDIKST from the coding sequence ATGACGAAGGACGAACGGTTCGTCATTCTCGCCTCCTCGCTCGGTACCGTCTTCGAGTGGTACGATTTCTATCTCTACGGTTCGCTGGCCGGCATCATCGGCGCGCAGTTCTTCTCGGCCTATCCGCCGGCAACCCGCGACATCTTCGCGCTGCTGGCCTTCGCGGCCGGCTTCCTGGTGCGCCCGTTCGGCGCGATCGTGTTCGGCCGTGTCGGCGACATCGTCGGCCGCAAATACACCTTCCTCGTCACCATCCTGATCATGGGTCTGTCGACTTTCATCGTCGGCCTGCTGCCCAACGCTGCCACCATCGGCATCGCGGCCCCGATCATCCTGATCGCGCTGCGTCTCGCCCAGGGCCTCGCGCTCGGCGGTGAATATGGCGGTGCGGCCACCTACGTCGCGGAGCATGCTCCGAACGGCAAGCGCGGTTACTACACCTCCTTCATCCAGACCACGGCGACGCTCGGCCTGTTCCTGTCGCTGCTGGTGATCCTGTTCACGCGCTCCGCGCTCGGCGAACCCGACTTCGCGGCATGGGGCTGGCGCATTCCGTTCCTGGTCTCCGTGCTGCTGCTCGGCGTTTCGGTCTGGATCCGGCTTCGCCTCAACGAATCCCCGATCTTCCAGAAGATGAAGGACGAGGGGAAGAGCTCGAAGGCCCCGCTGACGGAAGCCTTCGGCAACTGGCAGAACGGCAAGCTCGTGCTGCTGGCGCTGTTTGGCGGCGTGATGGGCCAAGGCGTGGTCTGGTACACTGGCCAATTCTACGCGCTGTTCTTCCTGCAATCGATCCTCAAGGTCGACGGCTACACCGCCAACCTGCTGATCGCCTGGTCGCTCCTGCTCGGGACCGGCTTCTTCATCGTGTTCGGCGTGCTCTCCGACAAGATCGGCCGCAAGCCGATCATCCTCGGCGGCTGCCTGATCGCGGCGCTGACCTTCTTCCCGATCTTCAAGATGATCACCACCAATGCCAACCCGGCGCTGGAAAAGGCGATCGAGTCGGTCAAGGTCGACGTGGTGGCAGATCCCGCAGGTTGCGGCGACTTGTTCAATCCGGTCGGCACCCGCGTCTTCACCTCGCCTTGCGACACGGCACGTGCCTACCTGTCGCAGTCGTCGGTCAAGTACTCGACCACGCCAGGTGCGGCAGGCTCCGGCGTGAAGGTGATGGTCAACGGCAAGGAAGTTCCCTACGCCAACGCCAAGGACGGCAATCCGGCAGTGCTCGCCGCCGTGCAGGGAGCCGGCTATCCGAAGGCCGGAGATGCGGGCATCGTGAAGATGGCGCATCCGTTCGACATCTTCCGTCCGCAGGTGGCCGCGGTCGTCGGATTGCTGTTCGTCCTGGTGCTCTTCGTCACCATGGTGTACGGCCCGATTGCCGCGATGCTGGTCGAACTGTTCCCGACCCGCATCCGCTACACCTCGATGTCGCTGCCCTACCACATCGGTAACGGCTGGTTCGGCGGCCTGCTGCCGGCGACCGCCTTCGCGATCGTGGCCTCGACGGGCGATATCTATGCGGGCCTCTGGTATCCGGTCATCTTCGCGTCGATTACCGTCGTGATCGGCTTGTTCTTCCTGCCGGAGACCAAGGACGTCGATATCAAGTCGACCTGA